The Dermacentor albipictus isolate Rhodes 1998 colony chromosome 2, USDA_Dalb.pri_finalv2, whole genome shotgun sequence genome has a segment encoding these proteins:
- the LOC139055746 gene encoding uncharacterized protein, which yields MHCILLGVTRQIADLWFDASNSQEAFYLGSPSLVAKVDARLTTIYPPDLITRLARSLRERAFWKAAEWRNWLLYYSLPCCLGVLHSRYWSHFTLLVEAIFTLLTEELSPGDLTHAGNLLQRFVGRTAGLYGVKSLTFNVYLLQHITSSVKNLGPLWSHSAFVFESGNGTLLKHVTAGKALNELSKQPQPTRVREAILPHE from the exons ATGCACTGCATCTTGCTGGGCGTCACGAGGCAGATTGCAGACCTTTGGTTTGATGCCTCAAATTCTCAAGAGGCTTTCTACCTAG GTAGTCCTTCCCTGGTGGCAAAAGTGGACGCACGGTTAACAACAATCTACCCACCTGATTTGATCACACGGCTGGCAAGGTCACTTAGAGAAAGAGCTTTTTGGAAGGCAGCAGAGTGGAGGAATTGGCTCTTATACTACAGCCTGCCATGCTGCCTTGGTGTTCTTCATTCCCGGTACTGGAGTCATTTCACCCTCTTAGTTGAAGCCATCTTCACTTTGCTGACAGAGGAGCTGTCTCCTGGAGACCTTACTCATGCTG GAAACCTGCTCCAAAGGTTTGTAGGCCGAACAGCAGGGTTATATGGTGTAAAGTCCTTGACCTTCAATGTCTATCTCCTACAACACATCACAAGCAGTGTGAAGAATCTTGGACCTTTATGGTCCCATTCGGCTTTTGTTTTTGAAAGTGGGAATGGTACACTTTTGAAGCACGTGACAGCAGGGAAAG CGTTGAACGAGCTGTCGAAGCAGCCGCAGCCCACACGAGTACGGGAGGCCATCTTGCCCCACGAGTAG